From a region of the Vidua macroura isolate BioBank_ID:100142 chromosome 3, ASM2450914v1, whole genome shotgun sequence genome:
- the VGLL2 gene encoding transcription cofactor vestigial-like protein 2 isoform X2, with the protein MSCLDVMYQVYGPSQPYFAAAYSPYHQKLAFYSKMQEAPESSSSASAGSSFSSHAAASIKEEDCSPEKERPPEAEYISSRCVLFTYFQGDISAVVDEHFSRALSQPSSFSLGSAKAARNAGSWRARRYSFCGGSLLS; encoded by the exons ATGAGCTGTTTGGATGTTATGTACCAAGTCTACGGTCCTTCCCAGCCCTACTTCGCAGCAGCCTACAGCCCCTACCACCAG aaaCTGGCCTTTTACTCCAAAATGCAGGAAGCTccggagagcagcagcagcgccagcgccggcagctccttctccagccaCGCCGCGGCCAGCATCAAGGAGGAGGATTGCAGCCCCGAGAAGGAGCGACCCCCCGAGGCCGAGTATATCAGCTCCCGCTGTGTCCTCTTCACCTACTTCCAGGGGGACATCAGCGCCGTGGTGGATGAGCACTTCAGCCGGGCgctcagccagcccagcagcttctccctcGGCAGCGCGAAGGCGGCGCGGAACGCGGGCTCCTGGCGGG CTCGCCGTTACTCCTTCTGTGGAGGATCCCTTCTGAGCTGA
- the VGLL2 gene encoding transcription cofactor vestigial-like protein 2 isoform X1, whose translation MSCLDVMYQVYGPSQPYFAAAYSPYHQKLAFYSKMQEAPESSSSASAGSSFSSHAAASIKEEDCSPEKERPPEAEYISSRCVLFTYFQGDISAVVDEHFSRALSQPSSFSLGSAKAARNAGSWRDGSFPMSQRIFPPSFWNSTYQPSSVPASLSSPLAAAAHSELPFAAATDPYAPTSLHGHLHQGGPEPWHHAHHHHHHHHHHHPYIGTQSTAYPRPTAMHEVYGPHFDPRYGSLLVPTASVRPHRLTPASVSTPVSPPCELGKTEAGAAAAWTTPGPFPNATGDMAQSIGLNVDTARRYSFCGGSLLS comes from the exons ATGAGCTGTTTGGATGTTATGTACCAAGTCTACGGTCCTTCCCAGCCCTACTTCGCAGCAGCCTACAGCCCCTACCACCAG aaaCTGGCCTTTTACTCCAAAATGCAGGAAGCTccggagagcagcagcagcgccagcgccggcagctccttctccagccaCGCCGCGGCCAGCATCAAGGAGGAGGATTGCAGCCCCGAGAAGGAGCGACCCCCCGAGGCCGAGTATATCAGCTCCCGCTGTGTCCTCTTCACCTACTTCCAGGGGGACATCAGCGCCGTGGTGGATGAGCACTTCAGCCGGGCgctcagccagcccagcagcttctccctcGGCAGCGCGAAGGCGGCGCGGAACGCGGGCTCCTGGCGGG ATGGCTCCTTCCCAATGAGCCAGCGCATCTTCCCGCCATCCTTCTGGAACAGCACGTACCAGCCCTCCTCGGTCCCAGCCAGCCTGAGCAGCCCTCTGGCAGCTGCCGCCCACAGCGAGCTGCCCTTCGCTGCTGCCACCGACCCCTACGCGCCCACCTCTCTGCACGGCCACCTGCACCAGGGCGGCCCCGAGCCCTGGCACCAcgcccaccaccaccaccaccaccaccaccatcaccaccccTACATTGGGACACAGAGCACTGCCTACCCCCGCCCCACCGCCATGCACGAGGTCTATGGGCCCCACTTCGACCCCCGCTACGGCTCGCTCCTGGTGCCCACCGCCTCCGTCCGCCCCCACCGCCTCACCCCTGCATCCGTATCCACACCAGTCAGCCCCCCCTGTGAACTGGGCAAGACCGAAGCGGGTGCTGCCGCGGCCTGGACGACACCGGGCCCCTTTCCCAATGCAACGGGAGACATGGCACAGAGCATTGGCCTTAATGTGGACACAG CTCGCCGTTACTCCTTCTGTGGAGGATCCCTTCTGAGCTGA